The Nonlabens sp. Hel1_33_55 genome contains the following window.
AATGGATATATAGCTGCGCAGCAATTGATTCTTAAGACAATTAATGAGGATACGCATATCATACCAGGGCACGGAAAATTGGCTACCGTTCAGGATCTCAAAAACAGCATCAATATGTTGAAAGATTTGAGAGATGCTATAAGCCTGGCGATGAGTCGCGATCAAACTAAAGAAGAAATTTTAGCTAATGCCACCATTACCAAACGCTATGATGAACTCAACTATGGAGATGGTTTTGTCAATAGCGAGCGTATTAAGCAAACTATTTACAACAGCCTTAAAAACCCAAACACCGATAAGTAATTATCCATGAGAGCTTTAGTAATTTCTGGTGGTGGTAGTAAAGGTGCGTTTGCGGGTGGCGTTGCACAATACCTCATTCAAGAACTCAAATACGATTATGACCTCTACATAGGTACAAGTACCGGCAGTCTCTTAATCTCACATCTTGCCTTAAAAAAAATTGACAAGATCAAGGATGTGTACACGCACGTCAACCAGAAATCTATCTTCAGCGATTCGCCTTTTGTAATCAAAACTGACAAGCGTGGCGATAAAGAAATAAGCATCAATCACTGGAATATCGCAAAACGTTTTTTGAAGGGAAAAAAGACTTTTGGCGAGAGTAAAAACCTGCTCAAGCTCATAAAGGAAACGCTGACAATTGAAGAGTTTGAAGATCTCAAAACTTCTCACAAGGATATTGTTATTACGGTATCCAACTTGAGTTCTCACGAGACGCAGTACAAATCCATAAAGGATTTTTCATATGATGATTTTTGCGACTGGATCTGGATTTCCTGCAACTACGTACCATTTATGAGCATCGTTTATAAGGAAGGTTGTGAGTGGGCAGATGGTGGTTTTGGCAGCATGGTACCCATCAAGGAGGCCATCGATCGTGGTGCAACTAATGTGGATGTGATCGTGCTGGAGACTGAGGTCAATTATCTGAACAATCTTCCCTCAAAAAACGCCTTTTCCCTACTGACTAACCTTCATGGCTTCATGATGGATCGCATTGAAAAGCAGAATATAGCGATAGGCAAGTTCACCGCATCCAACAAGAATGCGATCATCAATTTATACTACACGCCCACGGTGCTCACGACCAACTCTCTGGTTTTCAACAAACACAAAATGACCAAATGGTGGGAAAGCGGTTTCAATTATGCCGCCCAAAAATACATGGATCAAAACGAGATCAAACCCCACGAGGATTAGTATAGTTTTTCGCTATTTATTTTTATCATTGTCATTGTTTTATCCTATAGTTTAATGGAGCAACTAGATTGTGATTAGTTCGCTTTCGC
Protein-coding sequences here:
- a CDS encoding patatin family protein, whose amino-acid sequence is MRALVISGGGSKGAFAGGVAQYLIQELKYDYDLYIGTSTGSLLISHLALKKIDKIKDVYTHVNQKSIFSDSPFVIKTDKRGDKEISINHWNIAKRFLKGKKTFGESKNLLKLIKETLTIEEFEDLKTSHKDIVITVSNLSSHETQYKSIKDFSYDDFCDWIWISCNYVPFMSIVYKEGCEWADGGFGSMVPIKEAIDRGATNVDVIVLETEVNYLNNLPSKNAFSLLTNLHGFMMDRIEKQNIAIGKFTASNKNAIINLYYTPTVLTTNSLVFNKHKMTKWWESGFNYAAQKYMDQNEIKPHED